The Oscillospiraceae bacterium genome has a segment encoding these proteins:
- a CDS encoding FAD-dependent oxidoreductase, with translation MYDLIVIGGGPAGLAAAYAAWNKGLKHIAILERDKELGGILNQCIHNGFGLHYFKEQLTGPEYASRFAAMVADTGVEVFLDTMVLQVTPEKQVHAVSKKEGYRVLEAKSIVLAMGCRERTRGAISIPGTRPAGVLTAGAAQRYVNMEGYMVGKRVVILGSGDIGLIMARRMTLEGAKVLACVEVMPYSGGLQRNIVQCLEDFDIPLYLSHTITDIRGKARVEQVVVSQVDDRRRPIPGTEMTFDCDTVLLSVGLIPENELTRDAGIVMDPRTNGALVYENRETSVPGIFACGNALHVHDLVDFVTAESMAAGAAAADYVQTGELDRERTVQVTTNAHIGYTVPQRFRADSDGVEFYFRVRRVFKESRIQVTCGDQVIASFKREHMAPGEMETIKIPKALLARMDGDTLHIAAEEVQA, from the coding sequence ATGTATGATCTGATCGTAATTGGCGGCGGACCTGCCGGTTTGGCAGCTGCCTATGCAGCCTGGAACAAAGGGCTGAAACACATTGCCATCTTAGAGCGGGACAAAGAGCTGGGCGGTATTCTCAACCAGTGTATCCATAACGGCTTTGGCCTGCATTACTTCAAAGAGCAGCTTACCGGTCCGGAGTACGCCTCTCGCTTTGCCGCCATGGTGGCGGACACCGGCGTGGAGGTATTCCTGGACACCATGGTGCTCCAGGTGACCCCGGAGAAGCAGGTGCACGCGGTAAGCAAGAAAGAGGGCTACCGGGTGCTGGAGGCCAAGAGCATTGTGTTGGCCATGGGGTGCAGAGAGCGCACCCGCGGCGCCATTTCCATTCCCGGCACGCGCCCGGCCGGTGTGCTCACTGCCGGTGCTGCCCAGCGGTATGTGAATATGGAGGGCTACATGGTGGGCAAGCGTGTGGTCATTCTCGGCTCCGGTGACATTGGGCTGATTATGGCTCGGCGTATGACCCTGGAGGGCGCCAAGGTGCTGGCCTGCGTAGAGGTAATGCCTTATTCCGGCGGATTGCAGCGCAACATTGTGCAGTGCCTGGAGGATTTTGATATTCCGCTGTATCTGTCCCACACCATTACGGACATTCGGGGCAAAGCCCGGGTGGAGCAGGTGGTCGTGTCCCAGGTGGACGACCGGCGCCGTCCCATTCCCGGTACGGAGATGACCTTTGACTGCGACACGGTGCTGTTGTCCGTGGGGCTGATCCCGGAGAATGAATTGACCCGGGACGCCGGAATCGTTATGGATCCACGCACCAACGGCGCGTTGGTGTATGAGAACCGGGAGACCTCGGTGCCCGGCATTTTTGCCTGCGGCAATGCGCTGCATGTGCATGATTTGGTAGACTTTGTGACCGCAGAGAGTATGGCTGCCGGCGCGGCGGCTGCGGATTATGTGCAGACCGGCGAGCTGGATCGGGAGCGCACAGTGCAGGTGACCACCAATGCCCATATCGGCTATACGGTGCCCCAGCGTTTCCGTGCAGACAGTGACGGTGTGGAGTTCTACTTCCGGGTGCGGCGCGTGTTTAAGGAGAGCCGCATTCAGGTGACCTGCGGCGATCAGGTCATTGCGTCCTTTAAGCGGGAGCATATGGCTCCCGGCGAGATGGAGACCATTAAGATTCCTAAGGCGCTGCTGGCACGGATGGACGGCGACACCTTGCATATTGCAGCAGAGGAGGTACAGGCATGA
- a CDS encoding glycerol-3-phosphate responsive antiterminator: MGFLEDTLGDSPIVAAVKDEPGLERCLNSPCRVVFVLFGDLNSVPRIVAELKTAGKTVFVHADLIEGLSAREAAVDYLIHAARPDGIISTRLPLLRFAKAKGLRTILRFFLIDSIAMENIAKMKNERCVDLIEVLPGLMPKVIHRVAATCGKPIIAGGLVTEKADVVNALEAGALAVSSTNPGVWQM, from the coding sequence ATGGGATTTTTGGAAGATACGCTGGGGGACAGCCCCATTGTGGCAGCTGTAAAGGACGAGCCGGGGTTGGAGCGGTGTCTGAACAGTCCGTGCCGGGTGGTATTTGTGCTGTTTGGAGATTTGAATTCCGTGCCGCGGATTGTGGCCGAGCTGAAGACGGCTGGCAAAACGGTATTTGTGCACGCAGACCTGATCGAAGGTCTGTCTGCTCGAGAGGCAGCAGTGGATTATCTGATTCACGCAGCCCGGCCGGATGGGATTATTTCTACCCGGCTGCCGCTGTTGCGCTTTGCCAAGGCCAAGGGACTGCGCACCATTTTGCGCTTTTTTCTGATTGATTCCATTGCGATGGAAAATATAGCCAAAATGAAGAACGAGCGCTGTGTGGATTTGATCGAAGTGCTGCCCGGGCTTATGCCAAAGGTGATTCATCGGGTGGCTGCCACCTGTGGCAAGCCCATTATCGCCGGGGGATTGGTGACGGAAAAGGCCGATGTGGTCAACGCCCTGGAGGCGGGCGCACTGGCAGTGTCCTCCACCAATCCGGGAGTTTGGCAGATGTAA
- a CDS encoding NAD(P)/FAD-dependent oxidoreductase yields the protein MYDVAIIGGGIAGCACAYRLARCRVRVILLEKENDICMGATRANSAIMHAGYDPHPGTLMAKLNVKGNAMSREICKKLHVSWKDTGSLVVALNDEDMDTLQDLLERGRENGVPGLELWDAAQVRAKEPNVTETAKGALWAPTAAIVNPWEFGLAMAEVAVQNGCELRRRFPVEKIEKTAEGYALSDGKDTVEARYVINAAGVYADRVNNLVAAPSFTVEPTVGEYYLLDKCEGNRVSTVIFQCPGKEGKGVLVAPTVHGNLIVGPNAVVRRDPDDTSDTAAGLAEVRQKAVRTVPGVDFRQNIRNFAGMRANSTVDDFIIDFAAAHFLNVAGIRSPGLTSAPAIADYAAALLAADGLDLTEKDSYIDSREKVHFNRLSAAERKALIEKNPAYGRVICRCETVTEGEILDAIHSPIPPVSVDGIKRRAGAGMGRCQGGFCGPRVVDLLARELGVSPLTILQDRDGSEILTAYTKGEVRA from the coding sequence ATGTATGATGTAGCGATCATCGGCGGCGGTATTGCCGGGTGTGCCTGTGCTTATCGGCTGGCGCGCTGCCGGGTGCGGGTCATTCTGTTGGAGAAGGAGAACGACATCTGTATGGGTGCCACCCGCGCCAACAGTGCCATTATGCACGCTGGGTACGATCCGCACCCGGGCACGCTGATGGCCAAGCTGAATGTAAAAGGCAATGCCATGAGCCGGGAGATTTGCAAAAAGCTCCATGTGTCTTGGAAAGACACCGGCTCCCTGGTGGTAGCCTTAAACGATGAAGACATGGATACCTTGCAGGACCTGCTGGAGCGGGGGCGCGAGAACGGTGTGCCGGGGCTGGAGCTTTGGGACGCTGCGCAGGTGCGAGCCAAGGAGCCCAATGTAACGGAGACGGCCAAGGGTGCTTTGTGGGCGCCTACGGCAGCCATTGTTAATCCTTGGGAGTTTGGTTTGGCTATGGCCGAGGTGGCGGTGCAAAACGGTTGTGAACTGCGCCGTCGGTTCCCGGTGGAGAAGATTGAAAAGACAGCGGAGGGCTATGCCCTGTCCGACGGCAAAGACACGGTGGAGGCACGGTATGTGATCAACGCTGCCGGCGTGTACGCCGATCGGGTGAACAACCTGGTGGCGGCGCCGTCCTTTACCGTAGAGCCTACGGTAGGCGAGTATTACCTGCTGGATAAGTGCGAGGGCAACCGGGTGTCTACGGTGATTTTTCAGTGCCCGGGCAAAGAGGGCAAGGGCGTGCTGGTGGCGCCTACGGTGCACGGCAATTTGATCGTAGGGCCAAATGCGGTGGTGCGCCGGGATCCGGACGATACATCTGACACCGCAGCGGGCCTGGCTGAGGTGCGCCAAAAGGCGGTGCGCACGGTGCCCGGCGTGGATTTTCGCCAGAATATCCGCAACTTTGCCGGTATGCGGGCCAATTCTACCGTGGATGATTTTATTATTGATTTTGCGGCGGCGCATTTCCTGAATGTGGCGGGCATTCGCTCTCCCGGGCTGACTTCTGCGCCGGCCATTGCCGATTATGCGGCGGCGCTGCTGGCCGCAGACGGACTGGATCTGACGGAGAAAGACAGCTACATAGACAGCCGGGAGAAAGTGCATTTCAACCGGTTGAGCGCTGCGGAACGCAAGGCGCTGATTGAGAAAAACCCTGCTTACGGGCGGGTGATCTGCCGATGTGAGACGGTGACGGAGGGCGAGATTTTAGACGCCATTCATTCGCCTATTCCGCCGGTATCCGTAGACGGCATTAAGCGCCGTGCCGGCGCCGGTATGGGGCGCTGCCAGGGCGGCTTTTGCGGGCCGCGGGTGGTAGACCTGCTGGCGCGGGAGCTGGGTGTGTCGCCGTTGACGATTTTGCAGGATCGGGACGGCAGCGAAATTCTTACTGCCTATACAAAAGGGGAGGTGCGTGCGTAA
- a CDS encoding DUF1667 domain-containing protein, giving the protein MKDLICIMCPKGCHLKVDEEHGYTVTGNRCPRGAEYGHNELKNPTRVITSTVRLRSKSACRLPVKTDGQIPKYMMEEAMRLLDKVEVTAPVHVGDVVVDNIFRTGVHFVATKTVEE; this is encoded by the coding sequence ATGAAGGATTTGATTTGCATTATGTGCCCCAAGGGCTGCCACTTAAAGGTAGATGAGGAGCACGGTTATACGGTGACCGGCAATCGCTGTCCTCGGGGTGCGGAGTACGGTCACAATGAGCTGAAGAACCCCACCCGGGTAATCACCTCCACCGTGCGGCTGCGCAGCAAAAGCGCTTGCCGCCTGCCGGTAAAGACGGACGGCCAGATCCCCAAGTATATGATGGAGGAGGCCATGCGGCTTCTGGACAAAGTGGAGGTCACGGCGCCGGTGCATGTGGGCGATGTGGTGGTAGACAATATCTTCCGCACCGGGGTGCACTTTGTGGCCACCAAAACGGTAGAAGAATAA